A window of Melitaea cinxia chromosome 26, ilMelCinx1.1, whole genome shotgun sequence contains these coding sequences:
- the LOC123666437 gene encoding uncharacterized protein LOC123666437: MPLDRTPPASPALCDVVSETENITENVSPLRQHSSEPDMSSLVNLVSVTERKKRKRDGDHNLSLVIQDMFAAFSKNQEGNFAQLRAVIEGLNEQNAELKKSIERMSGKYDEFLIQIKNLEQQKNEDKKTITHLEDRIDYLERKSRSTGLEIKNVPKLENETKERLCNVVKNLGKVLNLDVNSNSIKDIYRTNPKKDKLHKPIIVEFNTVLLKDKILQNIKTFNKSKKKEEKLNTSHLQFNQPVNPIFVTETLTTRTQKLFYLARTFQKSHGFTYCWTSHGVIYLRKDENSPQIRINTEADINRLKSSI, encoded by the coding sequence ATGCCTCTTGACCGTACTCCTCCTGCTTCGCCGGCACTTTGTGACGTGGTTTCCGAGACTGAAAATATAACTGAAAATGTGTCTCCGCTGCGACAGCACTCATCGGAACCTGACATGTCGTCTCTCGTGAACCTTGTAAGTGTCACGGaacgaaaaaaaaggaaaagagaTGGAGATCACAATTTGTCTCTTGTTATTCAGGATATGTTTGCAGCGTTTTCTAAAAATCAGGAAGGAAACTTTGCGCAACTTAGGGCTGTTATTGAGGGACTGAACGAGCAGAATGCGGAATTGAAGAAAAGTATAGAACGAATGTCTGGTAAATATGATGAATTtttgatacaaattaaaaatcttgAACAGCAAAAAAATGAggataaaaaaactataacgcACCTTGAGGACAGAATAGATTATTTGGAGCGTAAATCTAGATCAACTggtcttgaaattaaaaatgtcccTAAATTGGAGAACGAAACAAAAGAAAGACTCTGTAATGTGGTAAAAAATCTCGGTAAAGTATTAAATTTGGATGTTAATTCTAACAGTATTAAGGATATATACAGAACTAATCCTAAAAAAGATAAATTGCACAAACCAATTATTGTGGAGTTTAATACAGTTTTACTGAAggataaaatattgcaaaacatcAAGACCTTTAATAAGTCtaagaaaaaagaagaaaaattaaacacaTCACACTTACAATTTAATCAACCTGTAAATCCTATTTTCGTGACGGAGACACTAACGACTAGGactcaaaaactattttacCTGGCAAGGACGTTCCAAAAAAGTCACGGTTTCACTTACTGCTGGACTTCACATGGCGTTATTTACCTCCGTAAGGATGAAAATTCACCACAAATTCGTATAAATACGGAAGCAGATATTAATAGATTAAAAAGTTCAATATGA